One segment of Trypanosoma brucei brucei TREU927 chromosome 8, complete sequence DNA contains the following:
- a CDS encoding 40S ribosomal protein S8, putative: protein MGIVRSRLHKRKITGGKTKIHRKRMKAELGRLPANTKLGPRRVSPVRARGGNFKLRGLRLDTGNFAWGTEASAQRARILDVVYNATSNELVRTKTLVKNCIVVVDAAPFRLWYAKHYGIDLGASKSKKATQKSTEKKSKKSAHAAVEKYDVKKASSKLKRKWEYRRKHHKIEKALADQLREGRLLARITSRPGQTGRADGALLEGAELQFYLKKLDKKKR, encoded by the coding sequence ATGGGAATCGTTCGTAGCCGTCTGCACAAGCGGAAGATCACCGGTGGAAAGACCAAGATCCACCGGAagcgcatgaaggctgaGCTTGGCCGTCTTCCCGCTAACACGAAGCTCGGTCCTCGCCGCGTCAGTCCCGTGCGTGCCCGCGGTGGTAACTTTAAGCTCCGCGGCTTGCGTCTCGACACCGGCAACTTCGCGTGGGGAACTGAAGCTTCTGCCCAGCGTGCTCGTATTCTTGACGTTGTATACAACGCTACATCTAATGAGCTTGTGCGTACGAAGACGCTCGTTAAGAACTGCATTGTGGTTGTGGATGCAGCGCCCTTCAGGCTTTGGTATGCCAAACACTACGGTATCGACCTTGGCGCTTCCAAGTCGAAGAAAGCTACGCAGAAATCGACAGAAAAGAAGTCCAAGAAGAGTGCTCACGCCGCTGTTGAAAAGTATGACGTGAAGAAGGCGTCCAGCAAGCTGAAGCGCAAGTGGGAATACCGGAGGAAGCACCACAAGATTGAGAAGGCATTGGCTGATCAGTTGCGTGAGGGTCGTCTTCTCGCCCGCATCACGAGCCGCCCAGGTCAAACTGGCCGTGCGGACGGTGCGCTTCTGGAGGGCGCTGAGTTGCAGTTCTACCTGAAGAAGCTCGACAAGAAGAAGCGTTAG
- a CDS encoding 40S ribosomal protein S8, putative: MGIVRSRLHKRKITGGKTKIHRKRMKAELGRLPANTKLGPRRVSPVRARGGNFKLRGLRLDTGNFAWGTEASAQRARILDVVYNATSNELVRTKTLVKNCIVVVDAAPFRLWYAKHYGIDLGASKSKKATQKSTEKKSKKSAHAAVEKYDVKKASSKLKRKWEYRRKHHKIEKALADQLREGRLLARITSRPGQTGRADGALLEGAELQFYLKKLDKKKR, translated from the coding sequence ATGGGAATCGTTCGTAGCCGTCTGCACAAGCGGAAGATCACCGGTGGAAAGACCAAGATCCACCGGAagcgcatgaaggctgaGCTTGGCCGTCTTCCCGCTAACACGAAGCTCGGTCCTCGCCGCGTCAGTCCCGTGCGTGCCCGCGGTGGTAACTTTAAGCTTCGCGGCTTGCGTCTCGACACCGGAAACTTCGCGTGGGGAACTGAAGCTTCTGCCCAGCGTGCTCGTATTCTTGACGTTGTATACAACGCTACATCTAATGAGCTTGTGCGTACGAAGACGCTCGTTAAGAACTGCATTGTGGTTGTGGATGCAGCGCCCTTCAGGCTTTGGTATGCCAAACACTACGGTATCGACCTTGGCGCTTCCAAGTCGAAGAAAGCTACGCAGAAATCGACAGAAAAGAAGTCCAAGAAGAGTGCTCACGCCGCTGTTGAAAAGTATGACGTGAAGAAGGCGTCCAGCAAGCTGAAGCGCAAGTGGGAATACCGGAGGAAGCACCACAAGATTGAGAAGGCATTGGCTGATCAGTTGCGTGAGGGTCGTCTTCTCGCCCGCATCACGAGCCGCCCAGGTCAAACTGGCCGTGCGGACGGTGCGCTTCTGGAGGGCGCTGAGTTGCAGTTCTACCTGAAGAAGCTCGACAAGAAGAAGCGTTAG
- a CDS encoding transketolase, putative — MSFNDNLATNSIRCLAADGVQQAKSGHPGAPMGMAPIAYVLWSEVMKFDSKDPEWIDRDRFVLSNGHASMLQYVMLHLSGYDLSMDDLKKFRQLNSRTPGHPERGVTPGVEVTTGPLGQGIAQGVGLAIAEAQLAATYNRPGYNIIDHWTYVFCGDGCLMEGIGQEALSLAGHLGLEKLVVVYDSNRISIDGSTDIAFTEDAAKKYEALGFHVIPVSNGDSDFTALRAAFAECKQIKGRPKLVIVNTTIGYGCRLAGSEKAHGAPLGDDEVARVKEQFGLDPTKKFHVQPEVYGIFGKNAERGASRHEEWRVRMRKYTEEFPQEADALQNQLDFKLPPDWKSKLPLNDKSIATRKASENALGALLTLTPALVGGSADLSPSNLTRPGSAQMVDFQKDTPHGRYIRYGVREHAMCAVMNGMHAHGGFVPYGGTFLNFIGYALGAVRLASLAHHHVVYVATHDSIGVGEDGPTHQPVELLALLRATPNLLVFRPSDQTETSAAWALALENTRGPSILCLSRQNTVPQPTSKLEGVAKGAYILIPAEKPQLIIVSSGSEVSIAVDAAKALSSEVRTTVVSMPCQELFELQPVGYQQKVFPEGVPVISIEPFVSTGWERYSHYHIGMEGFGASAPADQLYEYFNITVNHAVEVGRKLAKKYVGGTAPAKRSHL, encoded by the coding sequence ATGTCGTTTAATGATAACCTGGCCACCAACAGCATTCGCTGTCTCGCCGCTGACGGCGTCCAGCAGGCAAAAAGTGGGCACCCGGGTGCGCCTATGGGAATGGCACCTATCGCATATGTTCTGTGGTCTGAAGTAATGAAGTTTGACAGCAAAGACCCGGAGTGGATCGACCGTGACCGCTTTGTCCTTTCTAACGGGCATGCGTCCATGCTTCAGTATGTCATGCTGCACTTGAGCGGTTATGATCTTTCCATGGATGATCTCAAAAAGTTCCGTCAGTTGAACTCTCGCACGCCTGGTCATCCCGAACGCGGTGTGACGCCTGGAGTTGAGGTTACCACCGGTCCACTTGGACAGGGCATTGCTCAAGGCGTTGGACTTGCCATTGCAGAGGCCCAACTGGCGGCAACGTACAACCGTCCAGGCTACAACATCATAGATCACTGGACGTATGTGTTCTGTGGTGACGGTTGCCTCATGGAGGGCATCGGGCAAGAGGCTCTTTCTCTTGCGGGTCACCTCGGTCTTGAAAAACTGGTCGTTGTGTATGACTCGAACCGTATCAGCATCGATGGAAGCACTGATATTGCCTTCACCGAAGATGCAGCCAAAAAGTACGAGGCACTCGGCTTCCACGTTATTCCGGTGAGTAATGGGGATTCAGACTTCACTGCACTGCGCGCGGCATTTGCTGAATGCAAGCAAATCAAAGGACGCCCTAAGTTGGTGATAGTTAACACAACCATCGGGTACGGTTGCCGGTTGGCGGGGTCTGAGAAGGCACATGGTGCACCTCTTGGTGATGACGAAGTGGCACGTGTGAAAGAACAGTTTGGTCTTGATCCCACCAAGAAATTCCATGTGCAACCGGAGGTTTACGGGATATTCGGTAAGAACGCTGAGAGGGGTGCCTCCCGTCATGAAGAGTGGCGTGTGCGAATGAGGAAATACACCGAGGAATTTCCACAGGAGGCGGATGCTCTGCAGAACCAACTTGATTTCAAACTGCCCCCCGACTGGAAGTCGAAATTGCCACTCAATGACAAGTCCATTGCCACGCGGAAGGCTAGTGAGAATGCCCTTGGAGCCCTTTTAACTCTGACCCCAGCTTTGGTAGGTGGTTCCGCAGACCTATCTCCCAGCAACCTCACACGCCCGGGTTCAGCCCAGATGGTTGACTTCCAAAAGGACACTCCGCATGGGCGCTACATCCGGTACGGTGTACGTGAGCATGCGATGTGCGCTGTCATGAACGGCATGCACGCTCACGGAGGCTTTGTTCCATATGGCGGCACCTTTCTGAATTTCATTGGCTATGCCCTGGGTGCTGTGCGCCTTGCCTCACTGGCTCACCATCATGTTGTGTACGTGGCTACTCATGATAGTATTGGTGTCGGGGAGGACGGCCCGACTCATCAACCGGTGGAACTGTTGGCACTGTTGCGTGCCACACCCAACTTATTGGTATTCCGCCCAAGTGACCAGACGGAGACAAGTGCAGCGTGGGCCCTGGCTCTGGAGAACACAAGGGGCCCGTCCATTCTCTGCTTGAGCAGGCAAAATACCGTGCCGCAGCCGACCTCTAAGCTGGAGGGTGTGGCGAAGGGAGCTTACATCCTGATCCCGGCAGAGAAGCCGCAGCTCATCATTGTTTCAAGCGGTTCGGAGGTTTCAATTGCAGTTGATGCCGCGAAGGCCCTCAGTTCGGAAGTGCGCACCACCGTTGTGTCGATGCCTTGCCAGGAGTTATTTGAGCTGCAGCCAGTTGGATATCAGCAAAAAGTATTCCCTGAAGGCGTGCCTGTTATCTCCATTGAGCCGTTTGTTAGCACGGGTTGGGAAAGATATTCGCACTACCACATTGGTATGGAGGGCTTCGGTGCCTCTGCGCCAGCCGATCAACTGTACGAGTACTTCAACATCACCGTTAATCATGCCGTTGAGGTTGGCCGAAAGCTCGCCAAGAAGTACGTAGGGGGTACAGCGCCAGCGAAGCGGTCCCATTTGTGA
- a CDS encoding 60S ribosomal protein L26, putative gives MVGIKCRNRRKARRAHFQAPSHVRRILMSAPLSKELRAKYNVRSMPVRKDDEVRVKRGKFKGREGRVTACYRLKWVIHIDKVSCEKANGTTVPVGVHTSNVEITKLKLNTRRKAILERKDRSTKADKSKGKVTAAEKAMQQMD, from the coding sequence ATGGTCGGCATTAAGTGTAGGAACCGCCGAAAGGCCCGTCGCGCACACTTCCAAGCGCCCAGTCATGTCCGCCGCATCCTCATGAGTGCCCCACTCTCTAAGGAGCTACGCGCCAAGTACAACGTGCGCTCGATGCCTGTGCGTAAAGACGACGAGGTGCGTGTTAAGCGTGGGAAATTCAAGGGCCGTGAGGGCAGAGTCACCGCATGCTACCGCCTCAAGTGGGTTATTCACATTGACAAGGTGAGTTGCGAGAAGGCGAATGGCACCACTGTTCCCGTCGGTGTACACACCTCCAACGTGGAGATCACGAAACTGAAGCTCAACACCAGGCGGAAGGCAATCCTCGAGCGCAAGGACCGCAGCACAAAGGCCGACAAATCGAAGGGTAAAGTTACCGCCGCTGAGAAGGCCATGCAGCAAATGGACTAA
- a CDS encoding tubulin folding cofactor D, putative, whose translation MDGEQLETDPLTAPLGGRNEDEDIPVEGTDKEGDNDCGPAFFEEEEECAQLLARVHEAWRNESKLEAPPHADEGGKTWNKTLPTAAEDPQGVAVALERFERIISVYQESPHLLHSYLEELLGPLMVLLQDLLTGAATIWRAEQRTEVCTGPQAVGGEVVSHGLGRNYDEYDADAPKSFIHHVCRAIYVVVKTAGEKCCTSYFSNDVRLYEDVFYALRWWQESGEAQREWEVRYCLLLWLSNLVLVPFSLTIIDSSTSGSGSLSDTVLQTAVAFLRDTSKCREGAALLVARLLTRPDSEDHRVYFFAYAQKVVADPASTNLLVHGVLLALAKTMKLGQRGELAPHAPQLIPSVTAVFSRSGSDTLLCKAAVKVVQRLALSLLRSRSAPWKYYRHVASLYQNLSGSDGHEATGGNKNDEVNNNNMIHSNEEEGGEGCEEDDYLPEDCGLEEAIGLLLDAVGHKDTVVRWSAAKGIARVCGRLPRAMAGDVVDALLDVFSNENSDSGWHGGLLALAELCRRSLLPVQRLAMVVQFATRGLAFDLSKGTYSVGSHVRDAACYVCWSIARAYNAVDIEEHVHKLSTCLVVTSLFDREVHVRRAAAAAFQESVGRLGNFPDGIRLVTTMDFFSLASLQNAYLHVAPIVAENASYRGRMLEELVAVKLLHWDRRVRCFASQALGQIGVLESRTTLDEVTLQLLGRVTNDTVAIRHGAILGIAELVNHLDVHSWSKELICQIAGIIPRLDAARLFRSRGGEYVRQACCHLLAAASRRHMPLPETVEVQKMGGMVGRANTLAKMQEFFEDTWKQILEWLQFDAVNAYEEFAAAYYTVFANPFHHQVLHKMLSGCEEGRNPMERRGNILATGALPWSVISKHSNQPKGDDDGVDESEKAYFMMILKTAMGATKLEKCKEMQDAESRRNAVRSLRTTLTRIPEGTPQMTVGLYESVVQHIVATLDDYAADRRGDVGSFVRQEAIGSLPAVVEYGLKVKCCSSALVVRVIQALLKQAMEKLDRLRGRAVEALQQIVFLPGALPSEGGNNTGLTHMDKQGTFISEEANSAMRNSEMILAEEGENLLNDTSVLAKVVTMDPAADKCSPQNVFTAVGRPLLLTRLFASCVVEGLVVSAGSLSVHIMQPAVDALLHAFRASTEESVYLSWVLITVAAKHAHNERVVVPLCVTVSRLINACVFDEDRHIDVVEILRSELKFFATNIHALLPLIGVLGDLCRSPVTAARHAAWGLSLVMLASRYPKVRARMGTDMYTSLLVLSAADTTLNLDRAIQQLTATPWDGNDATKVRSARDELYGALGIEKPSKDAATGDAVEHEKKKTARMVASSYLHLVHEAGY comes from the coding sequence ATGGATGGTGAACAATTAGAAACAGATCCCCTCACGGCACCATTGGGTGGAAGGAATGAAGATGAGGACATACCGGTGGAAGGAACCGACAAGGAGGGCGATAACGACTGCGGCCCGGCATTTtttgaggaagaggaagagtgtGCACAGCTTCTCGCGCGCGTACACGAAGCATGGAGGAATGAATCCAAACTCGAGGCACCACCGCATGCggatgaagggggaaagacgTGGAATAAAACACTTCCCACCGCTGCTGAGGATCCGCAGGGTGTTGCAGTTGCATTGGAACGTTTTGAACGCATCATATCTGTATATCAAGAATCCCCACATTTGCTGCACAGCTACCTCGAGGAACTTCTTGGGCCACTTATGGTACTGTTGCAAGATTTGCTTACTGGGGCAGCAACCATCTGGCGCGCAGAGCAGAGGACGGAAGTTTGTACTGGTCCTCAGGCGGTAGGTGGTGAAGTGGTTTCACATGGTTTGGGTAGAAACTATGATGAATACGACGCGGATGCACCAAAGAGCTTCATACATCATGTTTGTCGTGCCATCTACGTAGTGGTTAAAACGGCTGGGGAGAAGTGTTGCACATCTTATTTTTCCAATGATGTGAGATTGTATGAAGATGTCTTTTACGCACTGCGATGGTGGCAAGAGAGCGGTGAGGCACAACGGGAGTGGGAGGTACGCTACTGTTTGCTTCTCTGGCTATCTAACCTTGTACTTGTGCCCTTTTCCCTTACCATAATCGACTCTTCCACCAGTGGCAGTGGCTCCCTTTCCGATACGGTGCTGCAAACTGCTGTGGCGTTCCTGAGGGACACATCGAAGTGTCGGGAGGGGGCTGCACTTCTCGTGGCGCGTTTATTGACCCGACCGGATAGTGAAGATCAccgtgtttatttttttgcttacgCACAAAAGGTTGTAGCGGATCCCGCTAGTACCAACCTCCTCGTACACGGTGTTTTACTGGCACTAGCGAAGACCATGAAACTTGGGCAGCGAGGTGAGTTGGCTCCACATGCACCACAGCTTATTCCTAGCGTGACAGCTGTTTTCTCTAGAAGTGGGAGTGACACACTGCTGTGCAAGGCGGCGGTAAAGGTTGTGCAGAGGCTCGCGCTTTCCTTGCTTAGGAGTCGATCTGCACCGTGGAAATATTACAGGCATGTGGCTTCCCTATATCAAAACCTGAGCGGCTCAGACGGCCATGAGGCGACCGGTGGTAACAAGAATGATGAggtgaataataataatatgattCATAGCAATGAGGAGGAAGGCGGGGAGGGATGTGAAGAGGACGATTACTTGCCTGAGGATTGTGGTTTGGAGGAAGCAATAGGATTGCTGCTGGATGCAGTGGGCCATAAGGACACGGTGGTGCGCTGGAGCGCTGCGAAGGGCATTGCGCGTGTTTGTGGGCGGCTCCCTCGTGCGATGGCGGGGGATGTCGTTGACGCACTCCTCGATGTGTTTAGCAACGAAAATTCGGATAGTGGTTGGCACGGAGGACTGCTGGCTTTGGCGGAACTCTGCCGCCGGAGCCTTCTTCCTGTCCAGAGGCTCGCAATGGTAGTTCAGTTTGCAACGAGAGGATTAGCGTTTGACTTGAGCAAAGGGACGTATAGCGTAGGGTCACACGTACGGGATGCCGCGTGCTACGTCTGCTGGTCAATTGCCCGCGCGTACAATGCGGTTGATATCGAGGAGCATGTACACAAACTGAGCACCTGCCTTGTTGTCACCTCCCTCTTTGACAGGGAAGTTCATGTGCGGCgtgcggcggcggcggcttTTCAGGAATCTGTTGGCAGGTTAGGTAACTTCCCTGATGGTATTCGTCTGGTCACGACAATggacttcttttccctcgccTCATTGCAGAATGCCTACCTTCATGTTGCACCGATCGTTGCGGAAAACGCGTCATATAGAGGCCGGATGCTCGAGGAGCTGGTGGCCGTTAAGCTTTTGCACTGGGACCGACGTGTACGGTGTTTTGCCTCACAGGCACTCGGCCAGATTGGCGTCTTGGAGAGCCGAACAACTCTGGACGAGGTAACGCTGCAACTTCTGGGCCGGGTTACAAACGACACGGTGGCCATTCGGCACGGTGCTATCCTCGGCATAGCGGAACTCGTCAACCACTTGGATGTGCATTCATGGTCAAAGGAACTTATTTGTCAAATTGCGGGAATCATACCGCGGCTGGATGCAGCGCGTTTGTTTCGTTCTCGTGGAGGTGAATATGTTCGACAAGCGTGCTGTCACCTGCTTGCGGCCGCTTCTCGTCGACATATGCCGCTGCCCGAAACCGTTGAGGTGCAGAAGATGGGTGGAATGGTTGGACGTGCTAATACTTTggcaaaaatgcaagagTTCTTTGAGGACACGTGGAAACAAATACTAGAATGGCTACAGTTTGATGCCGTGAATGCGTATGAAGAGTTTGCAGCAGCGTACTACACTGTGTTTGCCAACCCTTTCCATCATCAGGTACTGCACAAAATGTTGAGCGGATGTGAAGAAGGCCGCAACCCGATGGAGCGCCGTGGTAACATCCTTGCCACCGGAGCATTGCCATGGTCGGTGATATCTAAACACTCGAACCAACCAAAGGGGGATGATGATGGCGTAGACGAAAGTGAAAAGGCTTATTTTATGATGATACTGAAAACAGCTATGGGTGCTACCAAGTTAGAaaagtgcaaggagatgcaAGATGCTGAATCCCGAAGGAATGCTGTTCGTTCCCTGCGCACAACTTTGACGCGCATCCCTGAGGGAACCCCTCAGATGACCGTAGGTCTTTACGAGTCTGTTGTGCAGCATATCGTTGCCACACTGGATGATTATGCGGCGGATCGGCGTGGTGACGTGGGGTCGTTTGTGCGACAGGAGGCTATTGGATCTCttcctgctgttgtggagTATGGGTTGAAAGTGAAGTGTTGCTCCAGTGCGTTGGTGGTGCGTGTAATACAGGCACTGCTAAAGCAGGCTATGGAGAAGTTGGATCGGTTGCGTGGGCGGGCTGTTGAGGCATTACAACAAATTGTATTTCTTCCAGGTGCGCTACCAAGCGAGGGCGGCAACAACACGGGGCTTACGCATATGGACAAGCAGGGCACATTTATTAGCGAAGAAGCGAACAGCGCTATGAGGAACAGTGAAATGATTTTAGctgaagagggggaaaatttACTTAACGACACTAGCGTATTGGCCAAAGTGGTAACAATGGATCCCGCAGCAGACAAGTGCTCACCACAAAACGTTTTTACGGCTGTGGGACGCCCGTTACTTCTTACACGACTGTTTGCATCATGTGTGGTCGAGGGTCTGGTTGTTTCCGCTGGATCCCTCTCTGTGCACATTATGCAACCAGCTGTTGACGCACTTCTGCATGCCTTCAGGGCATCGACAGAGGAAAGTGTCTATCTTTCATGGGTGTTAATTACGGTTGCTGCAAAACATGCGCACAACGAACGTGTTGTTGTGCCGCTTTGCGTTACCGTGAGCCGCCTCATCAACGCATGTGTCTTCGATGAAGATCGTCATATAGATGTGGTGGAGATACTAAGGAGTGAATTGAAGTTTTTCGCCACGAACATCCACGCACTGCTCCCACTTATTGGTGTGCTTGGGGACCTCTGTCGTAGTCCTGTTACTGCCGCGCGGCACGCCGCCTGGGGGCTAAGTCTTGTGATGCTCGCTAGCCGTTACCCGAAGGTCCGCGCTCGTATGGGGACTGACATGTACACTTCTCTCCTCGTACTTTCTGCAGCGGATACGACCCTCAATCTTGATAGGGCCATACAGCAGCTCACTGCGACACCGTGGGATGGAAACGATGCCACCAAAGTGCGTAGTGCAAGGGATGAACTGTACGGTGCACTCGGTATCGAAAAACCCTCAAAAGATGCTGCGACAGGCGATGCGGTGGaacatgaaaagaaaaaaacagctcGAATGGTAGCCAGTTCATACCTTCATCTCGTACATGAGGCAGGGTACTGA
- a CDS encoding phosphatidylinositol 3-kinase, putative: MATNEDTVAYTLKEENCGTLRGAPPSNEFLLANDMEEPFMVHLCAVDGYARWCRRRNEETRRRCNGNGGEGEGRNNSSFNSAFTPYGQLVGSMSSLPLRGEAHYPSYSEDDTLCVTLQMFHMGMPITPILQSSHTYGCHQRLEEWIIFPIAIQDIPLDALVHCHVYAPHGLVGRTSFHPFTACGELKTGRRRYELQAGTAAGTERADHDDSDSVNGNKRAPSRMGMNPQELMLRDLRRGLVPQIPWMDKMIKRQVGELQTKNDETTGSQSIALSVLFPSTNGDQRVFLLSAPRDKLPASIVSLIPPPDRVVTSRTSPFAALAATPKQPYVDLCVDDENLCEAKVAALSNPRLFLSSANTQPGPVERAQLKEIAQKPLIHLEELKLGERTLLCRFRHFLTRDPAYFVPFMRSVNWDDKIEKREALKVMQQWKPIGFTQALICLSFYFRKVVDVRIYAINVLDKSSDDRLFRFLIQLVQGVRYDVNGELETFLLRRAANCWEICSNLFWYVLTEASLGSGNSQGDGQRYGDGQEERYTTFLQNIKATLQRTKPCFLQRIHQQVKLMGTLRTLNKSLLKASDRVKRMELATSLIDSKECGIRELFFPSPISSLSEDPRETAAVQGRIVTLPTHPSAVVEDIISEGFYMFKSAMMPIKVPFVLHPEPLGSNTCHRSPVVEDGTNTGPSTVPVTVSRPEGGLLFKVGDDVRQDQLVVQLVQLIDMILRQDGLDLCLCPYRVIATGPTEGLVELIPNVVTLQSVQRDITGFIRSRNQSQEGYTAAMSRFTKSCAGYCVLTFILGIGDRHLENILLTHDGRLLHIDFGYILGNDPKPFPPPMKINKEMVEALGGPQSTGYMEFKSYCCSSYNIIREHAQVILSMLLLMVDASIPHISGDGKVDPRVNLLKVQEKLRLDLSNAEASQYIQNVIADSVGSIFTNLWDVLHAAAQARRA; this comes from the coding sequence ATGGCCACGAACGAGGACACCGTTGCTTACACACTGAAAGAGGAAAACTGCGGCACGCTTCGTGGGGCGCCACCCAGCAATGAGTTTTTGCTTGCGAACGACATGGAAGAACCGTTTATGGTTCACCTTTGCGCAGTTGATGGGTACGCAAGATGGTGTCGCagaagaaatgaagagaCCAGACGACGGTGTAACGGTAACGGTGGTGAGGGCGAGGGGAGGAATAATTCCTCTTTCAATAGTGCTTTTACCCCCTATGGGCAGCTTGTTGGGTCTATGTCATCTTTGCCGCTGCGTGGCGAGGCGCACTATCCGAGTTACAGTGAAGATGATACACTGTGTGTCACTCTCCAGATGTTCCACATGGGGATGCCCATCACACCGATCCTGCAGTCGTCCCACACATATGGTTGTCACCAAAGGTTGGAAGAGTGGATTATCTTTCCCATAGCCATACAAGATATCCCACTTGACGCTTTGGTTCACTGTCATGTGTATGCACCCCACGGCCTGGTAGGGCGCACATCTTTTCACCCATTCACGGCTTGCGGTGAGTTAAAGACAGGTAGGCGGCGCTACGAACTTCAGGCGGGTACTGCTGCTGGTACCGAACGTGCTGACCACGACGATTCCGATAGTGTCAATGGTAATAAGCGCGCGCCAAGTCGCATGGGGATGAACCCACAAGAGCTGATGCTACGCGATCTTCGGCGCGGCCTCGTCCCTCAAATACCGTGGATGGACAAGATGATTAAGCGGCAGGTGGGAGAGCTGCAGACAAAAAACGACGAGACCACAGGGTCACAGTCAATAGCGCTTTCAGTGTTGTTTCCATCAACAAATGGTGATCAACGGGTGTTTCTTCTCTCAGCACCGCGGGATAAACTTCCGGCTAGCATTGTTTCACTTATCCCTCCCCCGGATAGAGTGGTAACAAGTCGGACTTCCCCGTTCGCCGCACTTGCAGCTACACCTAAACAACCTTACGTTGATTTGTGTGTCGACGACGAGAATCTTTGTGAGGCTAAGGTGGCCGCTCTGTCCAATCCGaggctttttctttccagtgCGAACACACAGCCTGGGCCTGTTGAGCGGGCTCAACTGAAAGAAATTGCTCAAAAACCACTGATTCACCTTGAGGAACTGAAGTTAGGCGAAAGGACTCTTCTTTGTCGGTTCCGACATTTCCTCACACGAGATCCAGCTTATTTTGTGCCTTTTATGCGGTCGGTGAATTGGGATGATAAAATTGAGAAGCGAGAGGCCTTGAAGGTTATGCAGCAGTGGAAACCTATCGGTTTCACTCAGGCGTTGATTTGTTTGTCCTTTTACTTTCGCAAGGTGGTGGACGTCCGTATTTACGCAATTAATGTGCTAGACAAAAGTTCGGATGACCGTCTGTTTCGATTCTTGATCCAACTTGTGCAAGGTGTGAGGTACGATGTTAATGGCGAACTGGAAACGTTTTTGCTTCGGCGGGCCGCGAATTGTTGGGAAATTTGCTCCAATCTATTCTGGTATGTGCTGACAGAGGCCTCATTGGGTAGCGGAAACTCCCAAGGAGATGGGCAGCGCTATGGAGATGGGCAGGAGGAACGGTACACTACCTTCCTTCAGAATATCAAGGCTACGCTGCAGCGGACAAAACCGTGCTTCCTTCAGCGGATTCATCAACAGGTGAAGCTTATGGGTACGCTGCGCACGTTAAACAAGTCACTATTGAAGGCCAGTGACCGGGTCAAACGAATGGAACTTGCCACGTCACTCATTGACAGCAAAGAATGCGGTATTCGGGAGCTATTCTTCCCATCTCCCATCTCCTCCCTCTCCGAGGACCCGAGAGAGACGGCAGCAGTGCAGGGACGCATTGTCACCCTGCCAACGCACCCCAGTGCAGTAGTGGAGGATATCATCTCAGAGGGGTTTTATATGTTCAAGAGCGCCATGATGCCCATCAAGGTCCCTTTTGTCCTCCACCCAGAACCCCTAGGCAGCAACACTTGTCACCGCAGTCCAGTAGTGGAAGATGGAACAAACACGGGACCAAGCACTGTCCCAGTAACAGTTTCTAGGCCCGAAGGTGGGTTGCTGTTCAAAGTGGGTGATGATGTGCGACAGGATCAACTCGTCGTTCAACTCGTGCAGCTCATTGACATGATACTGCGACAGGATGGGCTTGACCTCTGCCTTTGCCCGTACCGCGTTATTGCCACAGGCCCAACAGAAGGTTTGGTAGAGTTAATCCCTAACGTTGTTACTCTCCAAAGCGTGCAGCGTGATATCACAGGGTTCATTCGTTCGCGCAATCAGAGTCAGGAGGGATACACAGCGGCTATGTCACGTTTCACCAAAAGCTGCGCTGGTTATTGTGTTCTAACGTTTATATTAGGTATCGGCGATCGGCACCTTGAGAACATCCTGCTAACACACGATGGTCGCCTACTGCACATCGACTTCGGCTACATCCTTGGAAACGACCCCAAGCCGTTCCCGCCTCCAATGAAAATCAATAAGGAAATGGTGGAGGCACTCGGTGGCCCGCAGAGTACCGGCTATATGGAGTTCAAGTCGTACTGCTGTAGTTCGTATAACATAATTCGAGAGCATGCACAGGTTATTTTGAGCATGCTCTTGCTCATGGTAGATGCCTCTATTCCGCATATATCAGGCGATGGTAAGGTGGATCCGCGTGTCAACCTGTTGAAGGTGCAGGAGAAACTAAGGTTGGATCTCTCCAATGCAGAAGCATCGCAGTACATCCAAAATGTCATAGCTGATAGTGTGGGGTCTATTTTCACTAACCTCTGGGATGTTTTACATGCCGCCGCTCAGGCGCGGCGGGCCTAA